CGACCGCCGTCGAACTGTGCCTGTTTGACGAGGACGGCAATGAAACCCGTCTGCCGCTGACCGAGCAGACCGCCTTCGTGTGGCATGGTTTCCTGCCCGGGATCGGCCCGGGGCAGCGGTACGGCTACCGCGTTCACGGCGAGTATGCCCCGGAAAAGGGCCTGCGCTTCAACCCGAACGTGGTGCTGCTCGACCCCTACGCCAAGGCGCTGGACGGCACCGAACGGTTCGACCGGGGCGTCTTCGGCTACGTGACCGGCGAAGAGGACACCGTGATGCAGACGGAGGAGCAGCGCGGCGCCCCCCTGGGCATCGTGATCGACCCGGTGTTCAACTGGGTCGGGGACCGCAAGCCGAACATCCCCTTTCACCAGTCGGTGATCTATGAGACGCACGTCAAAGGCCTGACCATGACGCACCCCGACGTGCCGGAGGCCTTGAGGGGCACCTACGCGGGCGTGGCGACCGAGCCGGTCCTGAAGTACCTGAAGGACCTGGGCATCACCGCCGTCGAGTTCCTGCCGGTCCATCAGCACGTGGACGACCCCTTTCTGCTGGACAAGGGCCTGAGCAACTACTGGGGCTACTCGACGCTGGGCTTCTTCGCGCCGGACGTGCGCTACTCCGCGGCGGCGCGGCGGGGCGACCCGGCCGGGGCCGTGCCCGAATTCAAGAACATGGTGCGCGCCCTGCACGACGCCGGGATCGAGGTGATTCTCGACGTGGTGTACAACCACACCGCCGAGGGGAACCACCTGGGGCCGACGATGAGCTTCAAGGGCATCGACAATCCCACCTACTACCGGCTGGTGGCCGACAACCCGCGTTTCTACTTCGACTACACCGGCACCGGCAACAGCCTGAACGTGCGCCACCCGCAGACGCTGCAACTGATCATGGACTCGCTGCGCTACTGGGTCACCGAGATGCATGTGGACGGCTTCCGCTTCGACCTCGCCAGCACGCTCGCGCGCGGGCTGCATGAGGTGGATCAGCTCTCGGGCTTCTTCACGATCATCCATCAGGACCCGGTGATCAGCCAGGTCAAGCTGATCGCGGAACCCTGGGACGTGGGCGAGGGCGGCTATCAGGTCGGGAACTTCCCGGTCAACTGGGCGGAGTGGAACGGCATCTACCGTGACGACATGCGCGCCTTCTGGAAGGGCGAGGGCGGGCTGGCGTCCGAGATCGGCTACCGCCTGACGGGCAGCAGCGACCTGTACCAGAGCGACGGGCGCAAGCCGTACGCGAGCATCAACTTCGTGACCGCCCACGACGGCTTCACCCTGCGCGACGCCGTGACCTACGAGCACAAGCACAACGAGGCGAACGGCGAGGGCAACCAGGACGGCCACAACCACAACCTCACCTGGAACTGCGGCGTGGAGGGCGAGACGGACGATCCCGGGATCAACCGCCTGCGCGCGCAGCAGCAGCGCAACTTCCTGGCGACGCTGCTGCTGGGGCAGGGCACGCCGATGATCCTGGGCGGCGACGAGATCGGGCGCACGCAGCGGGGCAACAACAACGCCTACTGCCAGGACAACGAGATCAGTTGGTACGACTGGCAGAACATAGACGCCGACCTGCTGGCCTTTACCCGCAGGCTGATCGCCCTGCGCCGGGCGCATCCGGCCCTGCGCCGCCGCAAGTTCTTCAGTGGGCGGACCATTCGCGGTCAGGACGTGCGCGATATCGTGTGGCTGCGCTTCGACGGCGAGGAGATGAGCGACGCCGACTGGAACAACCCGCAGACGCAGTCGCTGGGCATGTTCCTCGACGGCGAGGGGCTGAACGACGTGGACGCCGCGGGGCGGCCCCTGCGCGACGACCACCTGCTGCTGCTGCTGAGTTCTTCCTACGTGGACCTGCCCTTCCGGCTGCCCAGCCTCGGCGGGTGCGACACCTGGGCACTGCTGCTGGACACCAGCGACGACGGCGCGCGCGAGAAGCTGCGGGCCGGAGAGGAAACCACCCTGCGCGCCCGCAGCGTGAAGCTCTACCGCTGCTCCCGGGTGGCCCGCAGCGCCCCCGTCCCCGAGGGCGAATAAGGGCCGTCCCTGTTCCAGCCGCGTTCTTCCGGGCTGCGCCACCATGCAGGCGCCTGAGCGGCGCTGGCGCTCACCGCCACCCCCGCACCTTCAGGCTGTCTTCACGAGTTTCTCCCGATGCTCACGGTCGGTCGGTTGTGGCCTTGAGCCGCCACTCATCCTTGTGCGGGCTGCTCCTCCTAGCCTGACCCGTTCGCCGCCTGTCCCCGGAGGGCGGCCCGGAAGGAGCTTTTCATGACCACCTCTCCCATCACCGGCCTGACGCCCGACCCCACGGTGCCCACCGAGTCCGACGCGCTCGCCACCCGCCTGGGCGCGCACCTCCTGCCCGACGGCAGCGGCACACGTTTTCGCGTCTGGACCACCACCGCGCAGGACGTCGGCGTGCGCGTGAACGGCGAGGTTCACCCCATGCAGGCGCTCGGGAACGGCATCTTTGAACTGGTTCTGCCGGTCCACGCGGGCGCCCGCTACCTGTTCCTGCTGGATGGCGTGCCCACACCCGACCCCTACGCGCGCTTCCTGCCGAACGGCGTCCACGGCGAGGCGGAAGTCGTGGACCTGCACGCTTACGAGTGGCAGAACACGGCCTGGCGCGGCCTCCCGCTTGCCGAGTGTGTGTTCTACGAGCTGCATGTCGGGACTTTTACGCCGGAAGGGACGTACCGGGCGGCGCTGGAAAAACTGCCCGAACTGAAGGCGCTGGGCGTGACGGCCATCGAATTCATGCCGCTGGGAGCCTTTCCCGGCCAGCGCGGCTGGGGGTATGACGGCGTGGCGCT
The window above is part of the Deinococcus metallilatus genome. Proteins encoded here:
- the glgX gene encoding glycogen debranching protein GlgX, producing MTTTEPILPVSLVDAMRSGMRPGNAYPLGATWDGKGTNFALYSENATAVELCLFDEDGNETRLPLTEQTAFVWHGFLPGIGPGQRYGYRVHGEYAPEKGLRFNPNVVLLDPYAKALDGTERFDRGVFGYVTGEEDTVMQTEEQRGAPLGIVIDPVFNWVGDRKPNIPFHQSVIYETHVKGLTMTHPDVPEALRGTYAGVATEPVLKYLKDLGITAVEFLPVHQHVDDPFLLDKGLSNYWGYSTLGFFAPDVRYSAAARRGDPAGAVPEFKNMVRALHDAGIEVILDVVYNHTAEGNHLGPTMSFKGIDNPTYYRLVADNPRFYFDYTGTGNSLNVRHPQTLQLIMDSLRYWVTEMHVDGFRFDLASTLARGLHEVDQLSGFFTIIHQDPVISQVKLIAEPWDVGEGGYQVGNFPVNWAEWNGIYRDDMRAFWKGEGGLASEIGYRLTGSSDLYQSDGRKPYASINFVTAHDGFTLRDAVTYEHKHNEANGEGNQDGHNHNLTWNCGVEGETDDPGINRLRAQQQRNFLATLLLGQGTPMILGGDEIGRTQRGNNNAYCQDNEISWYDWQNIDADLLAFTRRLIALRRAHPALRRRKFFSGRTIRGQDVRDIVWLRFDGEEMSDADWNNPQTQSLGMFLDGEGLNDVDAAGRPLRDDHLLLLLSSSYVDLPFRLPSLGGCDTWALLLDTSDDGAREKLRAGEETTLRARSVKLYRCSRVARSAPVPEGE